In Glaciimonas sp. PCH181, a single genomic region encodes these proteins:
- a CDS encoding drug:proton antiporter, which translates to MNTLLQRIAVLVSVGRHPVSGVARYSRNDAAALSMADALAAASVGISIDIIHAGNPDNPALSDYLALGAKNLKVINTAADQDILPGLKPPLENYDLVLCGSRAEGGEESGLVPYLLASQLGWPLIAGVIAVTPETDGGGNGVLLKQFLPKGRRREIAVSLPAILVVHPLAPSTVRYAYANLRAGTIHRQAAQNASPAMAQQDWILAPAKARPIKLVAQEKRSGHARMLSATVTESRGGKVIQQGSPGDKAQAVLAYLREHRLIDY; encoded by the coding sequence ATGAACACACTCTTACAACGCATCGCAGTGCTGGTGTCAGTCGGCCGCCATCCCGTTAGCGGCGTTGCCCGCTATAGCCGAAATGATGCCGCTGCACTCAGCATGGCGGATGCGCTGGCGGCGGCAAGTGTCGGTATCAGTATTGACATCATCCACGCTGGCAATCCCGACAATCCTGCGCTATCGGATTATCTGGCCCTTGGCGCAAAAAACCTTAAAGTCATCAATACCGCAGCCGATCAAGACATCCTTCCCGGCTTGAAACCGCCGCTGGAAAACTACGATCTGGTGCTATGCGGCAGCCGTGCCGAAGGCGGCGAGGAAAGCGGTCTGGTGCCCTATTTATTGGCAAGCCAATTAGGTTGGCCGTTGATTGCCGGGGTGATTGCGGTCACGCCTGAAACGGACGGCGGCGGCAATGGGGTGTTGCTGAAACAATTTTTGCCTAAAGGCCGTCGTCGTGAGATTGCTGTCTCGTTGCCAGCGATTTTGGTGGTGCATCCATTGGCCCCCTCAACGGTACGCTATGCCTACGCCAATTTGCGGGCCGGTACGATTCATCGGCAGGCGGCGCAAAACGCATCGCCTGCGATGGCGCAACAAGACTGGATACTAGCCCCTGCCAAAGCCAGGCCGATCAAGCTCGTGGCGCAAGAAAAGCGTTCCGGCCACGCCCGCATGTTATCGGCAACGGTCACAGAAAGTCGCGGTGGAAAAGTGATTCAGCAAGGCAGTCCGGGTGACAAAGCACAGGCAGTGCTGGCCTATCTGCGCGAACATCGATTGATCGATTATTAG
- a CDS encoding FAD-binding oxidoreductase produces the protein MEMCVDMVNNVTSVQQKPPEAVVHKINQEKFWDALPPLWNSDIQETLNCVQVRAETHDVKSFIFATPDNRSFTFQPGQFITLELEINGEAINRCYTISSSPARPHTLSITVKRVPGGPVSNWLHDNLKAGDSVRVLGAAGEFTCATFQAAKYLFLSAGSGVTPLMSMTRAHYDLADDRDITFIHSARTPDDIIFERELALIASNQQHFRARFICERLGARRDWHGPTGMLSLPALVLMAPDFMEREIFVCGPAPYMKAVRTMLDQAGFDRQHYHEESFSFESLPDEVREEVQEAVTVAHAETVAETAASTPAIASIPYEPLATTVLLAADSFKVMFQKSAREIVCGAQQHVLEAARATGVRLASSCAQGMCGTCKVKLISGKVAMQHKGGIRQREIDQGMVLLCCSKPLTDLVVDK, from the coding sequence ATGGAAATGTGCGTGGATATGGTGAATAATGTCACGTCTGTGCAGCAAAAACCTCCTGAGGCCGTTGTGCATAAAATCAATCAGGAAAAGTTTTGGGATGCGCTGCCGCCGCTGTGGAATAGCGACATTCAGGAGACGCTGAACTGTGTACAAGTACGGGCCGAGACGCACGATGTAAAAAGTTTTATCTTTGCGACCCCGGATAACCGCAGCTTTACGTTTCAACCGGGTCAGTTTATAACGCTGGAACTGGAGATTAATGGTGAGGCGATCAATCGTTGCTACACGATCTCATCGTCGCCTGCTCGCCCGCATACACTCTCGATTACGGTTAAGCGCGTGCCTGGCGGTCCGGTTTCGAACTGGCTGCACGATAATCTAAAAGCAGGCGATAGCGTGCGCGTATTGGGTGCCGCCGGCGAGTTCACTTGCGCCACTTTTCAGGCTGCCAAATATCTATTTTTGTCGGCGGGTTCTGGTGTCACGCCATTGATGTCTATGACGCGCGCGCATTACGATCTGGCCGATGATCGCGATATTACGTTCATCCACAGCGCCCGCACTCCAGACGATATTATTTTCGAGCGCGAACTGGCGCTGATCGCCAGCAATCAACAACATTTTCGTGCTCGTTTTATCTGTGAACGTTTGGGGGCGCGGCGTGACTGGCATGGCCCGACCGGGATGTTGTCATTACCAGCACTGGTGTTAATGGCGCCCGATTTTATGGAACGCGAAATTTTTGTCTGCGGCCCTGCGCCGTATATGAAGGCGGTGCGCACCATGTTGGATCAGGCCGGATTTGATCGACAGCACTATCACGAAGAAAGTTTTTCTTTCGAGAGTTTGCCCGATGAAGTCCGGGAAGAAGTGCAGGAAGCTGTTACAGTCGCGCATGCTGAAACGGTCGCAGAAACCGCTGCCAGCACACCCGCGATAGCAAGTATCCCTTATGAACCCCTCGCTACGACAGTATTACTTGCCGCTGACAGTTTCAAAGTCATGTTTCAGAAAAGTGCGCGCGAAATTGTGTGTGGTGCGCAGCAGCATGTTTTGGAGGCCGCCCGCGCTACCGGGGTGCGATTGGCGTCATCCTGCGCGCAAGGAATGTGCGGTACGTGCAAAGTCAAATTGATTTCAGGCAAGGTTGCCATGCAGCACAAAGGTGGTATTCGCCAGCGTGAAATCGATCAGGGGATGGTGTTGCTGTGCTGTAGTAAGCCGTTGACCGATTTGGTAGTGGATAAATAA
- a CDS encoding proline/glycine betaine ABC transporter permease, with translation MSEMIPLGRWVDQGVHTFLDKHGSSFDAFGSAISWFAEVIEHGLQILPIWALVGFFIIMGVWRVGFKFALFTLVAFLLILGTGFWDQTVVTLGLTISATIISLALGIPMGIWAAKSKRVAMIVRPILDLMQTMPAFVYLIPAAMMFGLGRVPGIISTVIFAMPPAVRLTALGIRHVNNEIVEAGQAFGCTSWQLLYKVQFPNALPSIMAGINQTIMMALSMVIIASMVGAGGLGNDVLASIQRLDIGLGFESGLSVVLLAIILDRITESFGTTPEAGKVQRFFKLRKMFSKRRAALATSGAA, from the coding sequence ATGTCTGAAATGATTCCGCTCGGACGCTGGGTTGATCAGGGCGTTCACACTTTTCTCGATAAACATGGCAGCAGTTTTGATGCCTTTGGCAGCGCCATCAGCTGGTTTGCCGAAGTCATTGAGCATGGCTTGCAAATCCTGCCGATTTGGGCGTTGGTCGGCTTCTTTATTATCATGGGGGTCTGGCGCGTCGGCTTTAAGTTTGCGTTGTTTACGCTGGTCGCTTTTCTACTGATTCTGGGTACCGGATTTTGGGATCAGACGGTTGTCACGCTGGGGCTGACAATCTCGGCCACGATCATTAGTCTGGCGTTGGGGATTCCGATGGGGATCTGGGCGGCCAAGAGTAAACGGGTCGCGATGATTGTGCGGCCTATTCTGGATTTGATGCAAACCATGCCAGCGTTCGTGTATTTGATTCCTGCCGCGATGATGTTTGGTCTGGGCCGAGTGCCAGGGATTATTTCGACCGTGATTTTTGCGATGCCGCCAGCGGTGCGCCTGACCGCGCTGGGGATACGCCACGTGAATAATGAGATCGTCGAAGCAGGACAGGCGTTTGGCTGCACCTCCTGGCAATTGCTCTACAAAGTACAATTTCCCAACGCGTTGCCGTCCATCATGGCCGGGATAAATCAGACCATTATGATGGCCTTGTCGATGGTGATTATTGCGTCGATGGTCGGCGCAGGTGGGTTGGGAAATGACGTACTTGCCAGCATTCAGCGACTGGATATCGGGCTTGGATTTGAGAGCGGATTAAGCGTAGTATTACTGGCAATTATTCTGGATCGGATTACCGAGAGTTTTGGTACGACGCCAGAAGCTGGCAAGGTGCAGCGCTTCTTCAAATTACGCAAAATGTTTAGCAAGCGCCGGGCAGCATTGGCCACCAGCGGGGCTGCCTGA
- a CDS encoding GlxA family transcriptional regulator translates to MSPQSVSTIAHQPGTAQPDEASPLGVTHFGFLTLPNFSMIAFSSAIEVLRMANYISRQTLYRWSVISLDGQPVPASNGLPISPTMTLEQAGIPDVLFVCGGVNIREAVSPKVFEFLAKLARSNVKLGGICTGSYALVKAGLMNGYQCAIHWENLSALREEFPKVQFSEGLFAIDRDRLSCSGGTAPIDLMLHLTANRYGRTLSAEISEQFILERIRDSNYQQHIPIAARLGFSRKELIEVARLMETHIEETLSFDEIARLVGLSQRQLQRMFKYYLDVTPTHYYLQLRLRRARELLLQTTMSIMSVTVACGFQSSCHFSKAYRNQFGRSPSSERHLHHPFLAAGGLSLSAISVEEVITADSAANITADNVDADRQ, encoded by the coding sequence ATGTCGCCACAATCAGTATCCACAATAGCGCACCAACCTGGCACCGCGCAGCCGGACGAAGCTTCACCACTTGGCGTCACCCATTTTGGTTTTCTGACGCTGCCCAACTTCTCAATGATCGCGTTTTCCAGTGCCATCGAAGTGTTGCGCATGGCTAACTATATTAGCCGCCAGACGCTGTATCGCTGGTCTGTCATCAGTCTGGATGGTCAGCCGGTTCCGGCCAGCAATGGTTTGCCGATTTCACCGACGATGACGTTGGAACAGGCCGGGATTCCCGACGTGTTATTCGTCTGCGGCGGTGTGAATATCCGCGAAGCCGTAAGCCCGAAGGTATTCGAATTTTTAGCGAAACTGGCGCGCAGCAATGTCAAATTAGGCGGCATTTGCACCGGCAGTTATGCATTGGTCAAAGCCGGATTGATGAACGGCTATCAATGCGCGATTCATTGGGAAAATCTCTCTGCATTGCGCGAAGAATTTCCCAAAGTCCAGTTTTCTGAAGGTCTGTTCGCCATCGACCGCGATCGCCTGAGTTGTTCCGGCGGGACTGCGCCGATAGACCTGATGTTGCATCTGACCGCTAATCGTTACGGCAGAACTTTATCGGCCGAAATCTCAGAGCAGTTTATTCTGGAACGCATCCGCGATAGTAACTATCAGCAGCATATTCCGATCGCGGCGCGACTGGGATTCAGTCGCAAGGAATTGATCGAAGTAGCGCGACTGATGGAAACCCATATCGAAGAAACCTTATCCTTCGATGAGATCGCCAGACTGGTCGGTTTGTCGCAACGCCAGTTGCAGCGCATGTTTAAATATTATCTGGACGTCACACCCACGCATTACTACTTGCAATTACGTTTGCGGCGCGCCCGCGAATTGCTGCTGCAAACGACGATGTCGATCATGAGCGTGACAGTCGCTTGCGGTTTTCAATCATCCTGTCACTTCAGCAAAGCCTATCGTAATCAGTTTGGCCGATCCCCCAGCAGCGAACGCCATCTGCATCATCCTTTTCTGGCTGCCGGTGGATTATCGCTGTCGGCGATCTCGGTCGAGGAAGTAATTACTGCCGATAGCGCTGCCAATATCACTGCCGACAACGTTGACGCAGACAGACAATAG
- a CDS encoding SRPBCC family protein, with the protein MHHMEKNVKVSKQIQDLIANRLQGHSLDAPFYLSQEIFDLDMQEIFGKHWIQVAIDPDIPEPGDYVTVEIGKNSIVIVRDDDMSVRAHHNVCRHRGARLCSEHKGSVGNLVCPYHQWTYNLTGELLFAEHMGDQFKHSDHNLKSVHVENLAGLIFICLAETPPQDFSVMRDAMTPYLAPHFLQDCKIAKQVDLIEEGNWKLTMENNRECYHCATNHPELTASLFEYGFGYQPSPNNTEQVEEFTRLAAERSAQWESANLPSKEIDRLDDLITGFRTQRLPLDRGGESQTLDGCVASGKLLGEFDRADLGGLSFWTQPNSWHHFMSDHIVSFSVLPIAPGKTLVRTKWLVHKDAREGIDYQLDNLTAVWNATNDQDKMLVELSQQGANSPAYQPGPYSPFTEGLVEKFCKWYIDRLSDAIAS; encoded by the coding sequence ATGCACCACATGGAGAAGAATGTGAAAGTATCCAAACAGATTCAAGACCTGATCGCTAATCGTCTGCAAGGGCATAGTCTGGATGCACCTTTTTATCTGAGTCAGGAAATCTTTGATTTGGATATGCAGGAGATTTTTGGCAAGCACTGGATTCAGGTCGCCATCGATCCGGATATCCCCGAGCCGGGCGATTACGTGACGGTGGAGATTGGCAAGAATTCAATCGTGATTGTGCGCGATGACGACATGTCGGTGCGTGCGCATCACAACGTCTGCCGCCATCGCGGTGCACGGCTATGTTCCGAGCATAAAGGCTCAGTCGGCAATCTGGTCTGTCCTTATCACCAATGGACTTATAACCTGACCGGCGAGCTGCTATTTGCTGAGCACATGGGCGATCAGTTCAAGCACAGTGACCACAATCTGAAATCGGTCCATGTTGAAAATCTGGCCGGTTTGATTTTTATTTGTCTGGCTGAGACGCCGCCGCAAGATTTTTCGGTCATGCGAGATGCGATGACGCCTTATCTTGCCCCGCATTTTTTGCAAGATTGCAAGATCGCTAAACAAGTCGATCTGATTGAAGAAGGCAATTGGAAGCTGACGATGGAGAACAATCGTGAGTGTTATCACTGCGCGACCAATCATCCAGAACTGACCGCATCGTTATTTGAATATGGTTTCGGCTATCAACCATCGCCCAATAATACCGAGCAGGTCGAAGAGTTTACGCGCTTGGCCGCCGAGCGCAGTGCGCAGTGGGAAAGCGCGAACTTGCCATCCAAAGAAATCGACCGCCTAGACGATTTGATCACCGGCTTTCGTACGCAGCGCCTGCCGCTAGACCGGGGCGGCGAATCTCAAACACTGGATGGCTGCGTTGCTTCCGGCAAATTGCTCGGTGAGTTTGATCGTGCAGATCTGGGCGGCTTGTCGTTCTGGACTCAGCCCAATTCCTGGCATCATTTTATGAGCGATCACATTGTCAGTTTTTCAGTACTGCCGATAGCGCCGGGAAAAACCCTGGTCCGCACCAAATGGCTGGTGCATAAAGATGCGCGTGAGGGGATCGATTATCAACTCGATAATCTGACGGCGGTATGGAACGCGACCAATGATCAGGACAAAATGTTGGTCGAGCTGTCGCAACAGGGGGCAAATAGCCCGGCTTATCAGCCGGGTCCTTACTCTCCCTTTACTGAAGGGTTGGTAGAGAAATTTTGCAAATGGTATATCGATCGCTTGAGCGATGCGATTGCATCTTAA
- a CDS encoding electron transfer flavoprotein subunit alpha/FixB family protein, producing MELNIHSISGGVHIDKNRINPRRPFSVTADGIKRFVLGETAIGEASEVHAQVAGHNHQQAKPLRTIQATVKSVLAVAHTDRGTLDEHSRQVIAAAVLLADAVTEVVLLVFGELSDDSAALGADRVVVLPQYGSHAFAPEQELAALRNLIEALQPEHIYIPDCAIAGGDLGRRLGASMADVSIATHVVEINAAGLATYRQQRAVMARRSLSRIILLAADVVDTRLPFLGRGEIDEKLVATVSAAAEVGAVHKVLYRDLGISVLAASQMALDEADFIVSAGNGVDNVSTFNALANALEAAVGASRVAVDDGKFSRDQQIGATGKTVSASTYLAFGISGAVQHLQGIKDCRHVITVNLDASAPMIKRADLSIIDDAHAVMEALLVQVKQARNENGTDDVATVGSAA from the coding sequence ATGGAGTTGAATATTCATTCAATTAGTGGTGGCGTCCACATAGATAAAAACCGCATCAATCCACGTCGCCCTTTTAGCGTGACTGCCGACGGTATAAAGCGTTTTGTACTAGGCGAAACCGCCATCGGCGAGGCGTCTGAAGTGCACGCGCAAGTAGCAGGGCACAATCATCAGCAAGCAAAACCTTTGCGCACGATACAAGCCACGGTCAAGTCTGTTTTAGCCGTAGCCCACACCGATCGCGGTACGTTGGATGAGCATTCCCGCCAAGTCATCGCAGCGGCGGTTTTGTTGGCCGATGCAGTGACGGAAGTCGTCTTGCTGGTATTCGGCGAATTGAGCGATGACAGTGCTGCGTTGGGCGCTGATCGGGTGGTGGTCTTGCCGCAATACGGCAGCCACGCATTTGCGCCGGAACAAGAATTGGCAGCGTTACGCAATCTGATCGAGGCTTTGCAGCCAGAGCATATTTACATTCCCGACTGCGCCATAGCTGGCGGAGATTTGGGGCGACGTCTGGGAGCCTCTATGGCAGATGTCAGCATCGCCACGCACGTCGTCGAGATCAATGCAGCAGGATTGGCAACCTATCGTCAGCAACGCGCAGTGATGGCACGTCGCAGTTTATCGCGCATCATTTTGCTGGCAGCGGATGTTGTCGACACACGTTTGCCCTTTTTAGGACGCGGCGAAATAGACGAGAAATTGGTCGCCACGGTCAGCGCAGCCGCTGAAGTCGGCGCAGTACATAAAGTCCTCTATCGCGACCTCGGCATCAGCGTTTTAGCCGCGTCGCAAATGGCATTGGATGAGGCAGATTTTATTGTGTCGGCTGGCAATGGTGTCGACAACGTCAGCACTTTCAACGCGCTGGCAAATGCGTTGGAGGCCGCCGTCGGCGCAAGTCGGGTTGCCGTCGATGATGGAAAATTCAGCCGCGATCAGCAAATCGGTGCAACCGGGAAAACCGTCAGCGCCAGTACTTATCTGGCGTTTGGCATTTCTGGCGCGGTCCAGCATTTGCAGGGAATCAAGGATTGTCGTCATGTTATTACCGTCAATCTGGATGCCAGCGCACCGATGATCAAACGCGCCGACCTCAGCATCATTGACGATGCGCACGCAGTGATGGAAGCATTGCTGGTGCAAGTAAAGCAGGCGCGCAATGAGAACGGCACTGATGATGTCGCTACAGTAGGGAGCGCAGCATGA
- the fdhA gene encoding formaldehyde dehydrogenase, glutathione-independent: MSENRGVVYVGDGKVEVHSIPFPKLDNPQGQRIQHGVILKVVSTNICGSDQHMVRGRTTAPTGLVLGHEITGEVIECGSDVETLKKGDLVSVPFNVACGRCRTCKEQHTGVCETVNPARAGGAYGYVDMGGWIGGQSEYVMVPYADFNLLRFPDKDQAMAKIRDLTCLSDILPTGYHGAVTAGVGPGTTVYVAGAGPVGLAAAASARLLGAAVVIVGDVNPLRLVHARKVGFETVDLSLDATLSDQIEKILGTPEVDCAIDCVGFEARGHGHAGAQAEAPATVLNSLMEITRVAGKIGIPGLYVTEDPGASDSAARKGSLSIRLGLGWAKSHSFHTGQTPVMKYNRQLMQAILWDRIRIADIVGVEVISLDRAPQGYEEFDAGVPKKFVIDPHQLIGRAA; encoded by the coding sequence ATGTCAGAAAATCGTGGTGTCGTTTATGTCGGTGACGGCAAAGTCGAAGTACATTCCATTCCTTTTCCCAAGCTGGATAATCCGCAAGGCCAGCGGATTCAGCATGGCGTTATTCTGAAAGTTGTTTCAACTAATATTTGCGGTTCCGATCAGCATATGGTGCGCGGTCGGACCACTGCGCCAACTGGTTTGGTGTTGGGGCATGAAATTACCGGCGAGGTGATTGAGTGCGGTTCGGATGTCGAGACCTTGAAGAAGGGGGATTTGGTATCGGTGCCATTTAATGTTGCCTGCGGTCGTTGCCGTACTTGTAAAGAGCAGCATACCGGCGTGTGCGAAACGGTGAATCCGGCGCGGGCCGGTGGTGCTTATGGTTATGTGGATATGGGCGGATGGATCGGTGGGCAATCAGAATATGTGATGGTGCCGTATGCGGATTTTAATTTGTTGCGGTTTCCGGACAAAGATCAGGCGATGGCGAAGATTCGGGATTTGACGTGTTTGTCGGATATTTTGCCGACTGGCTATCATGGCGCGGTGACGGCGGGTGTTGGTCCGGGGACGACGGTGTATGTGGCTGGCGCGGGGCCGGTTGGGTTGGCGGCGGCTGCGTCGGCCCGGTTACTTGGTGCTGCGGTGGTGATTGTCGGAGATGTGAATCCGTTGCGGTTGGTGCACGCGCGCAAGGTTGGGTTTGAGACGGTTGATTTGTCGTTGGATGCCACGTTGAGTGATCAGATTGAAAAAATTCTGGGCACGCCGGAGGTGGATTGCGCGATTGATTGCGTTGGGTTTGAGGCGCGTGGGCATGGTCATGCGGGGGCGCAGGCTGAGGCGCCAGCGACGGTGTTGAATTCGTTGATGGAGATTACACGGGTGGCGGGGAAGATTGGGATTCCGGGGTTGTATGTGACGGAGGATCCGGGTGCGTCGGATAGTGCGGCCAGAAAAGGTAGTTTGAGTATTCGGTTGGGATTAGGGTGGGCGAAATCGCATAGTTTTCATACTGGGCAGACACCGGTGATGAAATATAACCGTCAGTTGATGCAGGCGATTTTGTGGGATCGGATTCGTATCGCGGATATTGTGGGGGTGGAGGTGATTTCGTTGGATCGTGCGCCGCAGGGGTATGAGGAGTTTGATGCAGGTGTGCCGAAGAAGTTTGTGATTGATCCACATCAGTTGATTGGGCGGGCTGCTTAG
- a CDS encoding glycine betaine/L-proline ABC transporter ATP-binding protein encodes MKSGKVVVDHLYKVFGDSPETALAMLKKGASKDKIFAETGQIVGVQNVSFEVQEGEIFVLMGLSGSGKSTLIRLINRLVDPSAGSVWVDGQDVAAMTRAELIKLRRRDMSMVFQSFALMPHRTVLSNAAFGLEVAGVGKKERERQAMTVLEQVGLAPFANKLPCELSGGMQQRVGLARALSVNPSLMIMDEAFSALDPLKRKEMQDVLLELQKEQRRTIIFVSHDLEEALRIGSRIAIMEGGRLVQVGTAQEIIDNPAEEYVRAFFDGVDTNRYLTASDLMQTNFVPLLTSADALKANPQLHAASRSDYAFVVDGARKVQGIMPTRCFADANGVVQPLTMQQVELIHHRTTLDVVMCKLIASPIPLPVVDADGCYCGAISQAMVLQALSKTGGAHV; translated from the coding sequence ATGAAATCGGGAAAAGTGGTCGTTGACCATCTATACAAAGTCTTTGGCGATAGCCCGGAGACAGCTTTGGCAATGCTTAAAAAAGGCGCTTCAAAGGATAAGATTTTTGCTGAAACCGGGCAAATTGTCGGTGTTCAGAATGTGTCATTTGAAGTCCAGGAAGGTGAAATATTTGTGCTGATGGGGTTGTCCGGCTCGGGTAAATCCACGCTGATCCGCCTTATTAATCGTTTGGTTGATCCCAGCGCGGGCAGCGTCTGGGTCGATGGGCAGGACGTTGCCGCGATGACCAGGGCCGAACTGATCAAATTGCGCCGTCGCGATATGAGCATGGTGTTTCAGTCGTTCGCGTTGATGCCGCATCGCACCGTGTTGTCGAATGCCGCGTTTGGGCTGGAAGTCGCGGGCGTCGGTAAAAAAGAACGTGAACGTCAGGCCATGACGGTGTTGGAGCAAGTCGGTCTGGCACCCTTTGCCAACAAATTGCCATGCGAATTGTCGGGCGGGATGCAGCAACGCGTCGGTTTGGCGCGTGCCTTGTCGGTGAATCCCTCGCTGATGATTATGGATGAGGCATTTTCGGCGCTCGATCCGCTCAAGCGTAAAGAAATGCAAGACGTCTTGCTGGAACTGCAAAAAGAACAACGCCGCACGATTATCTTTGTGTCGCACGATCTGGAAGAAGCGCTGCGTATCGGCAGCAGGATTGCGATCATGGAAGGCGGCCGCTTGGTGCAAGTCGGCACGGCGCAAGAAATTATCGATAACCCGGCTGAGGAATATGTTCGGGCCTTCTTTGACGGCGTCGATACCAATCGTTATCTGACCGCCAGCGATTTGATGCAAACCAACTTCGTTCCGCTGCTGACATCCGCCGATGCGCTAAAAGCCAATCCGCAGTTACACGCCGCTAGTCGTTCGGATTACGCCTTTGTGGTCGATGGCGCACGCAAGGTGCAAGGCATCATGCCGACGCGCTGCTTTGCCGATGCCAATGGCGTGGTGCAACCGCTGACCATGCAACAAGTTGAATTGATCCACCATCGCACCACACTGGATGTGGTGATGTGCAAGCTGATTGCCAGCCCGATTCCGCTGCCGGTGGTAGACGCCGACGGCTGTTATTGCGGCGCGATCAGTCAAGCCATGGTGCTGCAAGCATTATCAAAAACCGGAGGCGCACATGTCTGA
- a CDS encoding glycine betaine ABC transporter substrate-binding protein — protein MKLNPYSLVTKLCWLSLAFGVSAASSLAVAETKPGISIGYVEGWSDSVATTYVAAQIMRKNLGYDVKLVPVAAGLMWQGVARGDLDATMSAWLPATHGAYYDKLKDKVVDLGVNFHGAKIGLIVPEYVTAKTVGDLQAQKAAFDGRIVGIDAGAGVMTKTEQAIKDYGLDYKLMPSSGSGMTAELDRSIRAHKSIAVTGWIPHWMFAKYKLKFLDDPKNVYGDAEHVDSVANPGLAAKAKPINDLLKNFSWKPGEIDSVMLAVQNGEKPDVAAEKWVNAHPDRVKEWLAVAQ, from the coding sequence ATGAAATTGAATCCATATTCTCTGGTCACTAAGTTGTGTTGGCTTAGTCTCGCATTTGGCGTGTCTGCTGCATCGAGTTTAGCGGTTGCAGAAACTAAACCCGGCATCAGCATCGGCTATGTGGAGGGTTGGTCCGACAGCGTCGCTACCACTTACGTTGCCGCGCAGATAATGCGTAAAAATCTTGGTTACGACGTTAAGTTGGTGCCGGTGGCTGCCGGTTTGATGTGGCAAGGCGTGGCGCGTGGCGATCTGGATGCGACGATGTCGGCATGGTTGCCCGCTACGCATGGCGCTTATTACGATAAGTTAAAGGACAAAGTGGTTGATCTGGGCGTGAATTTTCATGGCGCCAAGATCGGGCTGATTGTGCCGGAATACGTTACGGCAAAAACGGTCGGTGATTTGCAGGCGCAAAAGGCCGCATTTGATGGGCGCATCGTGGGTATTGACGCCGGTGCCGGTGTGATGACCAAGACCGAACAGGCTATCAAGGATTATGGTCTGGATTACAAGTTAATGCCAAGTTCAGGAAGCGGCATGACAGCCGAACTGGATCGCTCTATCCGTGCACATAAATCGATCGCCGTCACCGGCTGGATTCCGCATTGGATGTTTGCCAAATACAAGCTGAAATTCCTTGATGATCCAAAGAATGTTTACGGTGATGCCGAACACGTTGACAGCGTTGCCAATCCTGGCCTTGCAGCCAAGGCTAAACCCATCAATGATTTGCTAAAGAATTTTTCCTGGAAACCGGGTGAGATCGATAGCGTGATGCTGGCTGTGCAAAATGGAGAAAAACCGGACGTTGCCGCCGAAAAGTGGGTGAATGCGCATCCTGATCGCGTCAAAGAATGGTTGGCCGTGGCGCAATGA